The following coding sequences are from one Microbulbifer sp. TB1203 window:
- a CDS encoding acetoacetate--CoA ligase: MDQFRRRVNERYQLELADYAALYQWSVDRREDFWNALWDFAGVIASERGEQTLGSDEMPGAQWFPEARLNFAENLLRYRDERIALVERLENGSRRQLSYADLYVKVEQLAAALRDQGVGQGDRVAGFMPNVIDTVVAMLASTSIGAVWTSCSPDFGINGVLDRFGQVEPRVLFACEGYFYNGKTIDSLPRLKEIAARIDSLEKLVVVPVARSAGETAAAIESLDKAVALEDFVAAAPGRALEFAQTEFNHPLYIMYSSGTTGMPKCIVHGAGGTLLQHLKEHRLHCDLKRDDALFYFTTCGWMMWNWLVSGLACGATLVLFDGSPFYPAAESLWDMADEEGISVFGTSAKYIAALEKSGRKPRESHKLEKLRALLSTGSPLAHEGFRYVYRDIKADLCLSSISGGTDIVSCFALGNPVLPVYAGELQCRGLGMAVEVWNEEGKAVIGEKGELVCTKSFPSMPTGFWNDPDDAKYRGAYFENWPGIWAHGDYAEITGHGGVIIYGRSDAVLNPGGVRIGTAEIYRQVEKVEEVLESICIGQEWRGDVRVVLFVVLREGIELDEELVQKIRSTIRANTTPRHVPAKVVQVADIPRTISGKIVELAVRNVVHGKPVKNVEALANPGALKLYETLPELATE; encoded by the coding sequence ATGGACCAGTTCCGCCGCCGGGTAAACGAGCGCTACCAGCTCGAACTGGCGGACTATGCAGCGCTTTACCAGTGGTCCGTGGACCGGCGCGAGGATTTCTGGAACGCCCTGTGGGACTTCGCCGGGGTGATCGCCAGCGAGCGCGGCGAACAGACCCTGGGTAGTGATGAAATGCCCGGTGCCCAGTGGTTTCCGGAGGCGCGGCTGAACTTCGCCGAGAACCTGCTGCGCTACCGGGACGAAAGAATCGCCCTGGTTGAGCGGCTGGAAAATGGCAGCCGCCGGCAGCTGAGCTACGCGGATCTCTATGTAAAAGTGGAACAACTGGCCGCCGCCCTGCGCGACCAGGGAGTGGGGCAGGGCGACCGGGTGGCGGGCTTTATGCCCAATGTGATCGACACCGTGGTGGCCATGCTGGCCAGCACCAGCATCGGCGCCGTCTGGACCTCCTGCTCGCCGGACTTCGGTATCAACGGCGTGTTGGACCGCTTCGGCCAAGTGGAACCCAGGGTGCTGTTCGCCTGCGAGGGTTACTTCTACAACGGCAAGACCATCGACTCGCTGCCGCGCCTTAAGGAAATTGCCGCGCGCATCGATTCGCTGGAAAAACTGGTGGTAGTGCCGGTGGCGCGCAGTGCCGGCGAAACCGCGGCGGCCATCGAATCCCTGGACAAGGCGGTTGCGCTGGAAGACTTTGTGGCCGCTGCGCCCGGGCGGGCCCTGGAATTCGCGCAAACCGAATTCAACCATCCCCTCTATATCATGTATTCCTCCGGCACCACCGGCATGCCCAAGTGCATAGTCCACGGCGCCGGCGGCACACTGCTGCAGCACTTGAAGGAGCACCGGCTGCACTGCGACCTGAAGCGCGATGACGCGCTGTTCTATTTCACAACCTGCGGCTGGATGATGTGGAACTGGCTGGTGAGCGGTCTCGCCTGCGGCGCCACCCTGGTGCTGTTCGACGGTTCGCCCTTCTATCCCGCGGCGGAGAGCCTGTGGGACATGGCGGACGAGGAGGGCATCAGCGTGTTCGGCACCAGCGCCAAATATATCGCCGCGCTGGAAAAGTCCGGCCGTAAACCCCGCGAGAGTCACAAGCTGGAAAAACTGCGCGCGCTGCTCTCCACCGGCTCGCCCCTGGCCCACGAGGGCTTCCGCTATGTGTACCGGGATATCAAGGCGGACCTGTGCCTGTCGTCCATTTCCGGCGGCACCGACATTGTCTCCTGCTTCGCGCTGGGCAACCCGGTGCTGCCGGTGTACGCCGGCGAGCTGCAGTGCCGCGGCCTCGGCATGGCGGTGGAAGTCTGGAACGAGGAGGGAAAAGCGGTGATCGGGGAAAAGGGCGAACTGGTGTGCACCAAATCCTTCCCCTCCATGCCCACCGGCTTCTGGAACGATCCGGATGACGCCAAGTACCGCGGCGCCTACTTCGAGAACTGGCCCGGAATCTGGGCCCACGGCGACTACGCGGAGATCACCGGGCACGGCGGGGTGATTATCTACGGCCGCTCCGATGCGGTGCTCAACCCCGGCGGCGTACGCATCGGCACCGCGGAGATCTACCGCCAGGTGGAAAAGGTGGAGGAGGTGCTGGAGAGCATCTGCATCGGCCAGGAATGGCGCGGCGACGTGCGCGTGGTGCTATTCGTGGTACTGCGCGAGGGCATCGAACTCGACGAGGAACTGGTGCAGAAAATCCGCAGCACCATCCGCGCCAACACCACCCCCCGCCATGTGCCCGCCAAGGTGGTTCAGGTGGCGGATATCCCCCGCACCATCAGCGGCAAGATCGTGGAACTGGCCGTGCGCAATGTGGTGCACGGCAAACCGGTGAAGAATGTGGAGGCGCTGGCCAATCCGGGGGCGCTGAAGCTCTACGAAACCCTGCCCGAGTTGGCTACAGAGTGA
- a CDS encoding BamA/TamA family outer membrane protein, which yields MRVLIGILLAGLLVIPLQPALAIPFFDRLPGFEVRIQGNEALREWLREELKKLRKGSSQLKAYEDPHDVARYERGSLEKLLRSRGYYSARVRQSVSGGKILYQVNPGPQYRIKSLSIDMPERLRRGFGGVPLREGDPLEAKKVLEGVETIEKYLGENACLLDIDVSYRATVIHSEAAARLEYIVAPSPEVVVGEVRIEGLISVEPDFLHKKLQIHSGDCFSRSKIDAARLRLLRTNLIASANSEVSSPRGGRVDITFVLKERSHRTVKLGVGYTSSEGAGVSAGWEHRNVLHRGEKIEIASKINPVQQTLKGQLLVPRFLRDDQNFSAKTEFSNEERDSYSAESLTVGAAVSRKLSKHRTAGVGTELKFSRVDEEEGTTENYRLLSFPLGLKWDTTDNLLDARHGATAALEVKPYVDLNNDDTHFVKSILVVTGYKTAEQVRYEPTLAVRARAGIISGIDNLEIPADERFYAGGGGSVRGYGYQALGPRLLIPPEEPGGEPTLSDPIGGRGLSEISLEGRFRFSDTWGGVLFVDGGNAYADPSPDFSDLFWGAGVGVRYFTSFAPLRLDLAVPLDRREGLDDGLQVYVSLGQAF from the coding sequence TTGCGAGTTTTAATTGGTATTCTGTTGGCGGGGTTATTGGTGATACCGCTGCAGCCGGCGCTGGCCATTCCGTTCTTCGACCGTCTGCCCGGATTTGAAGTGCGTATCCAGGGTAACGAAGCCCTGAGGGAATGGCTGCGCGAGGAACTGAAAAAACTGCGCAAGGGCAGCAGTCAGCTCAAAGCCTACGAAGACCCCCACGACGTGGCCCGCTACGAGCGCGGCTCCCTGGAAAAGTTGCTGCGCTCCCGGGGTTATTACTCCGCCCGCGTGCGCCAGTCGGTGAGCGGCGGCAAAATCCTCTACCAGGTCAACCCCGGTCCCCAATACCGTATCAAGAGTCTCTCCATTGATATGCCGGAACGCCTGCGCCGCGGTTTTGGCGGTGTGCCCCTGCGCGAGGGCGATCCGCTGGAAGCGAAGAAGGTGCTCGAGGGCGTGGAGACGATCGAGAAATATCTGGGTGAGAATGCCTGCCTGCTGGATATCGATGTCAGTTACCGGGCCACAGTAATCCACAGCGAGGCCGCCGCCCGCCTGGAATATATTGTCGCGCCGAGCCCGGAGGTGGTGGTGGGTGAGGTCAGGATCGAAGGGCTCATCTCGGTGGAGCCGGATTTCCTGCACAAGAAACTGCAGATTCACAGTGGCGACTGCTTCAGTCGCAGCAAGATCGATGCCGCGCGCCTGCGGCTGCTGCGCACCAACCTGATCGCCAGCGCCAACAGCGAGGTATCCAGCCCCCGCGGCGGCCGGGTGGATATCACCTTCGTGCTGAAGGAGCGCAGTCATCGCACGGTGAAACTGGGTGTGGGCTACACCTCCAGCGAGGGCGCCGGCGTCTCCGCCGGCTGGGAGCACCGCAATGTGCTGCACCGCGGGGAAAAAATCGAGATCGCGAGCAAAATCAACCCGGTGCAGCAGACCCTGAAAGGCCAACTGCTGGTGCCCCGCTTCCTGCGCGACGACCAAAACTTTTCCGCCAAGACAGAATTCTCCAATGAGGAGAGGGATTCCTACAGCGCCGAATCCCTGACCGTGGGAGCCGCGGTCAGCCGCAAATTGAGCAAGCACCGCACCGCCGGTGTGGGCACCGAGCTCAAATTCAGCCGGGTGGACGAAGAGGAGGGCACCACCGAGAACTACCGCCTGCTGTCCTTTCCCCTCGGCTTGAAATGGGATACCACCGACAACCTGCTGGACGCGCGCCACGGCGCCACCGCGGCGCTGGAAGTCAAACCCTATGTGGACCTGAACAACGACGACACCCACTTCGTGAAAAGTATCCTGGTGGTCACCGGCTACAAGACCGCGGAACAGGTGCGCTACGAACCCACGCTGGCGGTACGTGCCAGGGCAGGGATCATTTCCGGTATCGACAACCTGGAGATACCCGCGGACGAGCGCTTCTACGCCGGTGGCGGCGGCTCGGTGCGCGGCTACGGCTACCAGGCCCTGGGTCCGCGCCTGCTGATACCGCCGGAAGAGCCGGGCGGCGAACCGACCCTCTCCGATCCCATCGGCGGCCGCGGTCTCAGCGAGATTTCCCTGGAGGGCCGCTTCCGCTTCAGCGACACCTGGGGCGGGGTGCTGTTTGTCGACGGTGGCAACGCCTACGCGGACCCCAGCCCGGATTTTTCCGATCTCTTCTGGGGCGCCGGCGTAGGGGTGCGCTATTTCACCTCCTTCGCGCCCCTGCGCCTGGACCTCGCCGTTCCCCTCGACCGCCGCGAAGGCCTCGACGACGGGCTCCAGGTCTACGTCAGTCTCGGGCAGGCGTTCTGA
- a CDS encoding translocation/assembly module TamB domain-containing protein: MWGALTAYLSAVVRALGSVAHSLWHGLGERRSLLFSLLLALPLALLLLLGTEGGRVLLTHGTLYVAEKLVPELRIEAGEIGSEHLGGWTFSRLKIHYGPEVLLEGRGLEVDVSLGGLIGNRIDIEKIGAEELIFNDDVLEELLEAQRQAVRDAVEPPEEKAFSPPAVRLGSLQIDRLQVIDRRLAGLPAVSVRSSGRYLWEGEPAGIQLEVRELNGAGLQLILEGREVENRRYVLEFSAKENPGGFVGTLLQLPQGQALDAEGHLALWQPGDDQLLLHIESFSLPLVQHRFSLSGRAALTLSPWKLATEGLQLRVDDSRHHIAGTVSGETVDAEIQFNRLPLAISRPWQDVLDGGYLSADLKIKGPLKLPAVSGTLDLDSRYSGQPLRLQGLVQTRDKIIVIDTATVTLADAQLAAQGSVDIAGESLDLKGEIHRLALDSIRELLAALPQTGEVEIPSDLGGSVERLQLSAKGPWKNPALTVQLDAALVYRQLDAQLRAGVRGDLNRVTLSEILLDSERLRIDGDGTVDIAGESLDLNLKVNAEDFRPAEQLGLAAAEGVAMDMTAEVDVAGPWKNPQASARIRSDGSYRDYRYQLRGGAAGDLDKIDLNRLRLDLFADSGARRFSAQPLRGPQSLISERSQSDISSSPQQSRVATLAADAERLSRDGNAWLEVDGIIEPRAARARGRMAGRNIPVSLAELAGVALPPSLEGEISIDGEFSGPFANPEARAEVLGLGAFRSEPWQLQGDLAYGGGRVALSEVELVWAERNQLSAHGSLDRQRLDLEVRGRAVLADFDEWLAADITERGEVTLSATAAGSPQQPQLEGEFKLLSQSRGRGESVQPLELVFDWHTEGENLQMTLDARHGARRAIDARARLAVAPILEQLFADTPPGAQKPPLPLKLDSSGSADLAVVAAFIDPEIHAMSGQLRFELNADGTSERPKLRGYVDLENGSYEHRPTSTRLRRIDFAARLTPEAWRIERARAEDTEKGSVSLAGAVRFAEGVPPVLDFRLRADRAHLLNTPAVRGAISGELTLTGDTGDAQLGGVLTLRPLEVQIEQLIGSSVPEIEVVEVDLDLDLEGSQPERVPPLLQNIALAIQVVLDQQSYVRGLGLDSELRGKVDIAGTAAKPRAAGELRIVRGSFDLLGKRFELQEGQVQFENNEAAIYVKGVHEYSDGEITAEITGTTRDLDVTFSSSPAAPQDEIFAQLLFGKSLSDISPLQAVRLVSVVRTLQSGGPTFDPLAKTRDLLGVDTLDIQQEEAAEGEQDQYALSLGKYITNRIYIELQRSTDPLNPWQAEMEIELKRNLSLEIKSAAEGESGAGSVELQWKKDY, encoded by the coding sequence ATGTGGGGCGCACTCACAGCCTATCTCTCCGCTGTCGTCCGCGCCTTGGGCTCGGTGGCGCACAGCCTGTGGCACGGACTGGGCGAGCGGCGCTCGCTGCTGTTCAGCCTGCTGCTCGCCCTGCCGCTGGCATTGCTACTGCTGCTGGGCACCGAAGGGGGGCGGGTGCTGCTCACCCACGGCACCCTTTACGTCGCTGAAAAACTGGTTCCCGAACTGAGGATCGAGGCGGGGGAGATCGGCAGCGAACACCTGGGCGGCTGGACTTTTTCCCGCTTGAAAATCCACTACGGCCCAGAGGTCCTGCTGGAAGGCCGCGGGCTGGAGGTGGATGTCAGCCTCGGCGGATTGATCGGCAACCGCATCGACATCGAGAAGATCGGCGCGGAGGAATTAATTTTCAATGACGATGTGCTCGAGGAGTTGCTGGAAGCGCAGAGGCAGGCGGTCCGCGATGCGGTCGAGCCCCCTGAGGAGAAAGCTTTCTCCCCGCCGGCCGTGCGCCTCGGTTCGCTGCAGATCGACCGCCTGCAGGTGATCGACCGGCGCCTGGCCGGGTTGCCGGCGGTCTCGGTCAGATCCAGCGGGCGCTATCTGTGGGAGGGTGAACCGGCGGGGATACAGTTGGAAGTGCGCGAACTGAACGGCGCCGGCCTGCAGCTGATCCTGGAGGGTAGGGAGGTCGAGAACCGGCGCTACGTGCTGGAGTTCTCGGCGAAGGAAAATCCCGGGGGCTTTGTCGGCACCCTGTTGCAACTGCCGCAGGGGCAGGCCCTGGACGCCGAGGGGCACCTCGCCCTCTGGCAGCCGGGAGACGACCAACTGCTGCTGCATATCGAAAGCTTTTCCCTGCCGCTGGTGCAGCATCGTTTTTCACTGTCTGGCCGCGCGGCGCTGACGCTGTCTCCCTGGAAACTGGCCACCGAAGGTTTGCAACTGCGTGTCGACGACAGCCGGCACCACATTGCCGGCACCGTCAGCGGGGAAACCGTAGACGCGGAAATTCAGTTCAACCGCCTGCCGCTGGCGATCTCACGCCCCTGGCAGGATGTCTTGGACGGCGGCTATCTCTCCGCCGACCTGAAGATCAAAGGGCCGCTGAAGCTGCCGGCGGTGTCCGGCACCCTGGACCTCGACAGCCGCTACAGCGGCCAGCCGCTGCGCCTGCAGGGGCTGGTGCAGACCCGGGACAAGATAATCGTTATCGACACCGCCACAGTGACGCTGGCGGACGCGCAACTGGCAGCGCAGGGCAGCGTGGATATCGCCGGCGAGTCCCTCGACCTGAAGGGGGAAATTCACCGCTTGGCGCTGGACAGTATCCGCGAACTGCTGGCCGCGCTGCCGCAGACCGGGGAGGTGGAAATTCCGTCGGACCTGGGCGGCAGTGTGGAGCGGCTGCAACTGTCCGCCAAAGGCCCATGGAAAAACCCGGCACTGACCGTGCAATTGGATGCCGCCCTGGTCTACCGCCAGTTGGATGCCCAACTGCGGGCCGGCGTCCGGGGCGATCTCAACCGGGTGACTCTCAGCGAGATTCTGCTGGACAGCGAGCGCCTGCGCATCGACGGCGACGGTACAGTGGATATCGCCGGCGAGAGCCTGGACCTGAACCTGAAGGTGAATGCGGAGGATTTTCGCCCGGCCGAACAGTTGGGCTTGGCCGCCGCCGAGGGTGTTGCAATGGACATGACCGCGGAGGTGGATGTCGCCGGTCCCTGGAAAAACCCCCAGGCGTCCGCGCGTATCCGGTCCGACGGCAGCTATCGCGACTACCGCTACCAATTGCGCGGCGGTGCCGCCGGGGACCTGGACAAGATCGACCTGAACCGGCTGCGCCTGGACCTGTTCGCCGACAGCGGCGCGCGCCGATTCAGTGCCCAACCCTTGCGCGGCCCCCAGTCGCTGATCTCTGAGCGCTCTCAGTCCGACATAAGCTCCAGCCCGCAGCAAAGCCGCGTTGCCACCCTGGCCGCGGACGCGGAGCGACTGAGCCGCGATGGCAACGCCTGGCTGGAAGTGGATGGCATTATCGAGCCCAGGGCGGCGAGGGCCCGGGGCCGGATGGCCGGGCGCAATATCCCGGTGTCCCTGGCGGAACTGGCGGGGGTGGCATTGCCCCCTTCCCTGGAAGGCGAAATCAGTATCGACGGCGAGTTTTCCGGTCCCTTCGCCAATCCCGAGGCCCGCGCCGAGGTCCTGGGGCTGGGGGCTTTTCGCAGCGAGCCCTGGCAGCTGCAGGGAGACCTGGCCTACGGCGGTGGCCGGGTGGCGCTGTCGGAAGTGGAACTGGTGTGGGCGGAGCGCAACCAGCTGTCCGCCCACGGCAGTCTGGACCGGCAGCGGCTGGACCTGGAAGTGCGCGGCCGGGCGGTACTGGCGGATTTTGACGAATGGCTGGCGGCGGATATCACCGAACGGGGAGAGGTGACTCTGTCGGCCACCGCCGCCGGCAGCCCGCAGCAACCCCAGTTGGAAGGCGAGTTCAAGCTGTTGAGCCAGTCGCGGGGTCGCGGTGAATCCGTGCAGCCCCTGGAGCTGGTGTTCGATTGGCATACCGAGGGGGAGAACCTGCAAATGACCCTGGACGCCCGCCACGGCGCGCGCCGCGCCATCGACGCCCGCGCCCGGCTGGCGGTGGCGCCGATACTGGAGCAGCTGTTTGCGGACACGCCGCCCGGCGCGCAGAAGCCCCCGCTGCCGCTGAAGCTGGACAGCAGCGGCAGCGCGGACCTCGCGGTGGTAGCGGCATTTATCGATCCGGAGATCCACGCCATGAGCGGGCAATTGCGCTTCGAACTGAATGCCGACGGCACCAGCGAGCGGCCGAAACTGCGCGGCTACGTCGATCTGGAAAATGGCTCCTATGAACACCGGCCCACCAGCACCCGCCTGCGCCGCATCGACTTCGCCGCGCGCCTGACCCCGGAAGCGTGGCGCATCGAGCGGGCCCGCGCGGAGGATACGGAAAAGGGCAGCGTGAGCCTGGCCGGCGCGGTGCGCTTTGCGGAGGGCGTGCCGCCGGTGCTGGATTTCAGGCTGCGCGCGGACAGGGCGCACCTGCTCAATACCCCGGCGGTGCGCGGCGCCATCTCCGGCGAACTGACGCTGACCGGCGACACCGGGGACGCGCAGTTGGGAGGCGTGCTTACCCTGCGCCCCCTGGAAGTGCAGATCGAGCAGTTGATCGGCAGCAGCGTGCCGGAGATCGAAGTGGTGGAAGTGGACTTGGACCTGGACCTGGAAGGTTCGCAACCGGAGCGGGTGCCGCCGCTGCTGCAGAATATCGCCCTGGCGATACAGGTGGTGCTGGACCAGCAGTCCTACGTGCGCGGCCTGGGGCTGGATTCGGAACTGCGCGGCAAGGTGGATATCGCCGGTACCGCGGCCAAACCGCGCGCCGCCGGCGAGCTGCGCATCGTGCGCGGCAGTTTCGACTTGCTGGGCAAGCGCTTCGAACTGCAGGAGGGGCAGGTGCAGTTCGAGAACAACGAGGCGGCTATCTATGTGAAGGGGGTGCACGAATACAGCGACGGGGAGATTACCGCGGAAATCACCGGCACCACCCGGGACCTGGATGTGACCTTCAGTTCCTCTCCCGCCGCGCCCCAGGACGAGATCTTCGCCCAGCTGCTGTTCGGCAAATCGCTGTCGGACATTTCACCGCTGCAAGCGGTGCGCCTGGTCAGCGTGGTGCGCACCCTGCAGAGCGGCGGCCCCACCTTCGACCCCCTGGCCAAGACCCGCGACCTGCTGGGGGTGGACACCCTGGATATCCAGCAGGAGGAGGCCGCCGAGGGCGAGCAGGACCAGTACGCCCTCAGCCTGGGCAAATACATCACCAACCGCATCTACATCGAACTGCAGCGCAGCACCGACCCCCTCAACCCCTGGCAGGCGGAAATGGAGATAGAACTGAAGCGCAATCTCAGCCTGGAGATCAAATCCGCCGCTGAGGGGGAAAGCGGCGCCGGCAGTGTGGAGTTGCAGTGGAAGAAGGACTATTAG